In the Hordeum vulgare subsp. vulgare chromosome 7H, MorexV3_pseudomolecules_assembly, whole genome shotgun sequence genome, one interval contains:
- the LOC123410834 gene encoding protein DETOXIFICATION 35-like, with product MGSVADDAAEVSTVGEAARMVWEESKRLWGIGTPIAIATLSMYAVSSVTTIFVGHLGNLPLAAASIGLSVFATFALGFLLGMGSALETLCGQAFGAGQVAMLGVYLQRSWIVLIAAAILMVPFYVFAEPLLLALGQDATVAREAARFALYILPGAFSFAVNFPTAKFLQAQSKVLVLAWIGVGGLCFHVAVTYLLVTVLGWGSAGAAVAYDLSLWAIALGQAAYIIGWCKDGWRGWSMAAFNDMWAFVKLSLESAVMLCLEIWYLGMITVLTGDLQDAQIAVDSLGVCMNINGWEGMVFIGLNAAISVRVSNELGSGRPRAALHAVVVVVGESLLIGLLCMTLVLIFRDNFASIYTSNVELRQAVSKIAGLLGLTMVLNSVQPVLSGVAIGGGWQGLVAYINLGCYYIFGLPLGYLLGYKFNYGVGGIWAGMLCGVGLQTLILLVIVWRTDWNTEAALASSRVQKWGGTEATKPLLEEN from the exons ATGGGGTCCGTCGCCGACGACGCGGCGGAGGTGAGCACCGTGGGTGAGGCCGCGCGGATGGTGTGGGAGGAGTCCAAGCGCCTCTGGGGCATCGGCACGCCCATCGCCATCGCCACGCTCAGCATGTACGCCGTCAGCTCCGTCACCACCATCTTCGTCGGCCACCTTGGCAACCTGCCCCTCGCCGCCGCGTCCATCGGCCTCTCCGTCTTCGCCACCTTCGCCCTCGGGTTCCTA CTCGGCATGGGGAGCGCGCTGGAGACGCTGTGCGGGCAGGCGTTCGGCGCCGGCCAGGTGGCCATGCTCGGCGTCTACCTGCAGCGCTCCTGGATCGTCCTCATAGCCGCCGCCATCCTCATGGTGCCCTTCTACGTCTTCGCCGAGCCGCTGCTGCTCGCCCTCGGCCAGGACGCCACCGTCGCGCGCGAGGCCGCCCGCTTCGCGCTCTACATCCTCCCCGGCGCCTTCTCCTTCGCCGTCAACTTCCCCACCGCCAAGTTCCTCCAGGCGCAGAGCAAGGTCCTCGTGCTCGCCTGGATCGGCGTCGGCGGCCTCTGCTTCCACGTCGCGGTCACCTACCTCCTCGTCACCGTCCTCGGATGGGGCTCCGCGGGCGCCGCCGTCGCCTACGACCTCTCGCTCTGGGCCATCGCGCTGGGGCAGGCGGCCTACATCATCGGCTGGTGCAAGGACGGCTGGAGGGGCTGGTCCATGGCGGCATTCAACGACATGTGGGCCTTCGTCAAGCTCTCGCTTGAGTCCGCCGTCATGCTCTGCCTTGAGATTTGGTACCTCGGCATGATCACCGTCCTCACCGGCGACCTCCAGGACGCGCAGATTGCCGTCGACTCGCTTGGCGTCTG CATGAATATAAACGGATGGGAGGGTATGGTCTTCATTGGCCTCAATGCTGCTATCAG TGTTCGAGTCTCCAACGAGCTGGGCTCTGGCCGTCCAAGGGCGGCGTTGCAcgcggtcgtcgtcgtcgtcggcgagTCGTTGCTCATTGGGCTGCTATGCATGACCCTCGTGTTGATCTTCAGAGATAACTTCGCCAGCATCTACACTAGCAATGTGGAGCTCCGGCAGGCCGTCTCCAAGATTGCAGGACTGCTTGGCTTGACCATGGTGCTCAACAGCGTGCAGCCTGTGCTTTCAG GGGTGGCCATTGGAGGAGGATGGCAAGGCCTTGTTGCATACATCAACCTTGGTTGCTACTACATTTTCGGATTGCCATTGGGATATCTCCTCGGCTACAAGTTCAACTATGGAGTTGGG GGGATTTGGGCTGGCATGCTTTGCGGGGTTGGACTTCAGACATTGATTTTACTCGTCATAGTGTGGAGAACAGACTGGAACACAGAG GCTGCGCTAGCTTCAAGCCGTGTCCAAAAGTGGGGTGGCACCGAAGCAACCAAACCTCTCCTGGAAGAGAATTAG